A segment of the Triticum urartu cultivar G1812 chromosome 1, Tu2.1, whole genome shotgun sequence genome:
TTCAATCAGCACGGACGCACCACACAGAGACATCAGACATGCACACGAGCCAACCACGCACGCAGCTGTAGACAAACGCACGCGAGACCACCAGAGCTTGAGCACGCCGGGCGCCAAAATAAATCCAAAAGGggcaccaccgccgccgaaggcttCGCGAGCCACAAGAACCACCCGCACGCGCGGGATCCAATTGGCAGTTGAGGAACACGGCCGGAGTTCCACCCTATCCTACTCTCATCTCGGGTCCGTCTCCACTGCCGGCCAGCACCGAGACAAGGGAGCATCACCCTACACACAGCTTGTTTCAGATCCATGCCCGAGCCTGCAGTAGCGATGCGGAGCAGTGGCCTCCGAAACAGAGGCGAGCGAGCTGCGCCGGCAATCCGTGTCGACTAGTACTGCAGGACGCGTGCAGTGGCGTGGAGGACGTCGCCAAGGAAGAATATAGGACGAGTGCACTGAGGGGGAGCCTGACCTATGAGCGACGTCGCGGGACAGCGCCGGATCTAGGCAGAATTGAAGGTGGCGGCGGCCGCAATGGAAGATAGATGGGAAAGAGGGGAATCGGGGGAGAGAGATGGCGGGCGAGGTATTGATGGGGGTTGCGGGTATGGGGTGGTTTGATTTATTTTAGGGAGAGGAGGTTGGCTCTAAGCGCCATAGGCGACGAGGAGTTTTTTTTAATCATCCTTAGGGACGAGGAGGTTAGCTTTAAGTGCGGGAGGTGGGAGGTGGGATAAACAACAGATCCTATAATATCGTTGGTACAAATGTGTTGGTATAGGAGGGTTTTTGTTGTAGTGACATCAAGACCCAAGAAAAACAAAAATTACAAAGATGCCCCTCATTTATGCAAGGAGGGCCCTAAAAGGTGAAAGGAAATTCCAACCGGGTCCAAAACATCTCCCCTACAGAACTAAGATTGTCGGCACCGAGGGCGAGACCCCTTGGTACAACAAGCCTTCCGTGACTGAACACAATGGACTCCGGATAGAAGTTGTACTTCCTCCCATTGGGTTGCATGGTCATGAGGAATGAAATGGGCCGCCATTCCGCCCTAGAATGCAACAGAACGTCAAAGGAGACCGGCAAGCCATTGTGGGCACCATAGTCTCTCCAAGTCTACCGATGGTTATGCGTGTCGTTCCCATCCGCATATTCTCAGTCGCACCTCTCTTCGTGGAAGATCATGCCAAGAAGAGAGAGGTCGGAGTACTTCCTACTATGCAGGGACGAACTTCAACCTCATCAGAAGCTGGGATCTGACGAGGCAAGACACCAATAGAGCGGTCTTGCCCACCGCAATGACGAGCAGAGAATGGGAGAAGCACCCCCAACGGTGTCTCCTGGTGCCACCATCATGAGCTTTTTGTCTGAAAGGTAACCTGTCAGATGATTAGGAATCATCTCACACTTACAACTTTTGTCTAAAAAGTAAAGTTACTAAAATACCATTCACATGCCATAAGGATGACCAACTAATTTATTGATAATCATATATACTAATGCGTGCAGTAAAATAGTGGTTGTCCTCGACGGTGCTATGCGGCAATGCAGCCTCTACAAGATAGGTTCAAATGAACCAAAGCTCATAGAGACTACATGAGATGAGTAACAACACACAAGAAGGAAAAAAAAAACTAGGGAATCACTCCAAGAATCCTCGAAGCCTGTTGATTGAAGAGAGAAACCCATCACGACACAAGCACAACTACCACAAAAGATAGCCAGCAGGACGCGATAGTGGGAgaggcaacctagcttgagtcaccGTTGGTGTAATCAAATGACCTCGATCAGCCAAGACGCAACCGCGACACTGCACCATTGGCGTAATAAAAAAGCAAAGCGCAGCAGAGGGCACACAGCCGCAACACCACATGTGTCATGGGACATGGGTGGCCGTCGGCCAAGACGCCACGACGCCTTTGTGCCACCGAGAGGAGTCGAAGGACATCACAGTGCAGACTGTAGAGACACACCATAGGGTACCCTCGCATGGAGCACCCTCATCACATGTGGGGGTCGCCGCCATAAGCTAGCCAACGGACATCACACACGTATACGCCTTTGTATATCTATGTACTCGATTTGCTTTTGGTAAAAGTAATGTGTGCACATTTGTACTCATAGATACCAATGTAACTCAGCCCATGCATAAGCACGAGACCCATTCCATTGGTCAACGTTTTCATGGCATTTTCTCTTTAGCAAAAGCTAACGAAAGCAGGTAGACTAATCTTCCGGAGCAAGAAGATGCTGTCAAAAAGATATGCCAGAATGACATAATAGTCTGAACATTCTTCACGGTCAATGGTGCGAGGCTAATGCTATGTCACTCCATACGTGACACACGCAGAGAATTACTATAATACAGTTCTGAGAAAGAAAAAAGATTAAAAAAAAACAGTGCCCCACCCAAAACGTCAACTGATAAACACGACAGTTAAGCTGGATTCTGGCTAGCGGACAGAACAGCTAAACTCCAATGCTATGATAACCAGCTTGCTAAGTTTCTTCGAAAGCACGCAGGGTACATGATAATGCAAGTGCCACTGCAGGGCATGACAAGTTGCTTGCCGCTGCGATCCTTGACCTGTAATAAGATCCTGGAAAAGAGTATTGTGCACGTACGGCGGATCGGACGGAGCGTGCAACGCATCTCTGCATCCAACCTGTCGCTCATCTGGCCGCTCAACATTCTCCGATCTCTAGCGCACGTGTCATTATTCATGGAAGGATTAACCGAACGACCAGCGCATAAGCACGAGAACCCGCCGGAAGTTGCACCCGCTGTGCTGTGGGAGGCGAGATTTGCTGGGATCAGATCGCGTTTGATGCTGCATGCTCTACCAGCTTCAGGTAGCACCTCGTGGCTTTGCAAGTGGGAGTAGCTTCCACTATCACCCAGCGCTCCGTTTCCAAAAAAACTATCACCCAGCGCtgctttttttttttttttgcaggCTAATAGAGAGCTTTATTGATTAAAGGTATTCGCTGGGCAGTCCGCCAACAGGGCACTGACCAGGAAACCGGGAGTATTATCGAGCCAACTATCGGTCCTGTCAATCGTGCAAGCATACTTAGCACAGATGTGAGCAGGCTCATTAGCTGATCTTACAACATGACAAATATCAAAAGATGAAAAACAAGTGGTAAGCTCTCCAATATCTAACAAAATAGGAGCCACGACCGAACGGGAGTCGTGTCGAGTAGCCCAGAGGTTTACAACCTCCAGAGAGTCCGTCTTCATGATGACGTTTGAGAAGCCCCTTAGTTTAGCGAAGATCACGCCGTCCCTCACCGCCAAAGCTTCAGCTATGAGAGGATCTGTTACCCCAGGATAGGGCTTGTTCCACGCTCCTTGGAAGGCGGTCGGGGAGCGAGCGACGCCTCCTGCACCATCCTTGCCGCCATCAAGATGTATGGCTGCGTCTCTGTTGATCTTGACGAATCCGGGGTCTGGAGGGCGCCAACCGTGTCCCGGCAACATTAGCACCTGCTGCCGGGGAATGTCCAGGAGCGCTAGTGTCTCCCTCGTGCGGCGGACCGAGGTCGCCGGATCAAGCTTGTCCTCGCCATGAGTCAGCTTGTTCCTTGAGTGCCATATAGACCACATCACCGAGACTAGTATCGATCGATCCCTGGTGGTGAGTGTGTCGCTGTAGATGACATCCTTTGCCCAGGTGAGGGGTTGGAGTGTGAGCATGTCGAAGTCGAACAGCTGCTCGGCCTCTTCCCAAAACTGCTTTGCATGGCTGCACCTAAGTAGAGCGTGTCCCAAGTCCTCATCATAAGCCAATCAAAGCTTGCAAGTTCCTTGTTCTCGCAGGTGTCGATGTAGCAAAGTGCATTCATCAGGTAAAATGCCTCTCAGCACCCGCCAAAAAAAAACCCTGACCTTGGGCAGCACCTTCAGTTTCCACAGCTTGTCCCATACCTATTGCTCATTGATTAGAGTTTCGGTATCCTGCCCTTCCTCTTGAGCTTGACGCTCGTTGCGAGTCACTAGAGCTCGGTACGCCGATTTAACGGTATAGTTGCCTGAAACATCATGTGCCCATGCTAAAAAGTCCTCGCCACCGCCGGTTCTCAAAGGGATGTTCAATATTGCTGCCGCATCGGATGGCTGGAATGACTCTTGAATAAGATCCCGCTGCCATGTCCAGTTGTCCGTATCAATAAGATCACTGACCTTTGACACCAAATCTGCTATCCTGAGAGTGGGAATAAAGTTGGCTATGCCGGGCACCCATGGGTCAGACCACGCGGATATAGAAGATCCGTCGCCGACCCGCATAATGAGCCCCGTTCGCAGCGCTTCCCGCCCGGCGATAATCGCCCTCCAAGTCGCCGAGGAGGAGCCCGGTGTTGAAGCCTGCATGAAATCAGAATTGGGGCAATATTTTTCTTTCAAAACTCGGCCACACAAGGTGTTAGGATTTGTCATAAGCCGCCAGCCTTGTTTGCCAAGCATTGCTAAGTTGAAAAGATGGAGGTCCCGAAAACCCATTCCTCCTTTGCACTTAGGTGTTGCAAGCTTCTTCCATGATATCCAGTGTAAAGCACGTTTGTCAATGGAGCTACTCCACCAGAACTTGGCCATGCAAGTCGTTAAGCTCTTGCATACTTTCTTTGTCAGCAGAAACACACTCATGCTAAATGTGGGGATGACTTGCGTGATGGATTTAATCAGAGTTTCCCTTCCCGCACACGCAAACAATCTCTCTGACCATCCCTGCATGCAACTTCTTGATCTTTCCCTTATATGTTCGAATGTGCCGTTGGTGATCCTGCCCACGGCTGTTGGGAGACCAAGGTAATGCTCGCTAAAAGTTTCAGCATGTACATCAAGGGTGGTTTTGATAAGCTGTCGTTGATCAAGTGGGGTGTTTGGACTGAAGAAGATGGCACTCTTCTCTCTATTGACACACTGACCAGAGGCACTACCATAGATGCGCAAAATCGCATTCAATCTGTTCGCACTCTCAGCATCAGCCTTCCTGAACATGAGGCTATCATCTGCGAAGAGCAGATGGTTTACCTAAGGGGCGTGATAGTTGACTCGAATCCCTCTATCCACTGTGCCATAATGTTTGAGCAAGGAAGAAAATCCTTCTGCACAGAGTAGAAACAGAAACGGCGACATCGGGCAGCCCTGCCGCAAACCCCGAGATGGGTTGAAGAAAGgcaatagttctccattaactcGTACTGAGAAACACACTGATGTTACACACTCCATAACAAGTCTGACAAGGTCTGCGCCAAAACCAATCTTGGATAGTATAGCTTCCAAATAACTCCATTCAACTCGGTCGTAAGTTTTCATCATATCAAGTTTGATTGCGCAAGAGTAATTCTTCCCCTTCCTCCTTCGCCGCATGGCATGAATGCTTTCGAACGCAACCAAAATATTGTCAGTAATGAGGCATCCGGGGACGAAAGCGCTTTGCTCCTCGCTAATGAGCTCATCCATGAAATCCCGCATCCTATTGATGATGACCTTGACAGCCAATTTGTACAGAACCGGGCATAACGAGATAGGTCGATACTGTGAGATGGTTTGTGGGTTACGCACCTTAGGGAAAACCATTTTACTAGCAGAAGAACATGGACGTAGCCAGAAGAGGCAATTATCTTCTCTCGTACTACTAAAACATTCAACCGGCTGCCTGATCGGCATATGTTGGGTTTTCACGTGGTCTGACACCTGCCACTAGTTAATTTGCATCGCCAATCGGTCAATCACGGCCAGCATCGACACGGAGCGCGCATATGGCCCCTGCTTCAAGCAACCTCACGTTTTCCACCCGTCCCGTCGCGCGCCGGGTCAGCGTCACGCACGTAAAGCGGTGTGATGCGCCCTCGCACCAGATTCCAGATTACCGGTCTCCCGTGGCATCTCCCTCGCTCGCCCGTTCCGTACGAGGGGAAGAGGAAGGAAGGCGGGAATAGTCAAGCCCCGGAAGCTCAACGACTCGTCTGCTTCTTGTTTGCTACTGCCCGCGCGCCGCGGCTTCGTGCCCCGCGACAGGGTCAAGGCAAGCCAACACCACGATTCCGTTCCGTTCCGTTCCACCACCACGGCCATTATATATACCCGCCGTCGCCCACCGATGCTTCGTCGTCAACCAGTCTCTTCTCTCCCATCTCCTCTTCAACTCCCCAGACCCTCACAGCTCGACCAAGAAACCAACCAATCTGCATCGCCAAGATCGTTGTCAGCTCTTCGATTCTTGCATTGCGCGGTCCATCTTCGATCGCCGCGGAGCTGGTATCGTATCACCGATGGCTTCAGCGCAGCCGTGGAGGTCTATGTTCTGCTGCGTcggaggcgcggcggcgggggcggccaCCGACGACGAAGGGCCGTCGCCGTCTTCCACGCCGAGGCGGAGGAGAGGGGAGCGGAGGACGCTGCTGCCGTCGTCGTCCGCGTCGACGGCGTCCCGGCTCTCCCTGTCCAGCCTGGGGTCGACGGGCACGCTGACGCCGGAGGACCTCTCGCTGACGCTCTCCGGCTCCAACCTGCACGCCTTCACCTACGCCGAGCTCAGGGCGGCCACCGCCGGCTTCTCCCGCTCCAGGTACCTCGGCTGCGGCGGCTTCGGGCCCGTGTATAAGGGCCAGCTCGCCGCTGAGCTCCGGCCGGGCCTGGAGGCGCAGACGGTCGCCGTCAAGTACCTCGACCTCGACTCCAGCTCGCAGGGCCATAACGAGTGGCTGGTAAGTCGACCCACTGACTCCACCATTGTTGTTGCACGTACGGATGCATGAGCTGTCGAATAAAATACCTCCATTATTGCGCCAACTAACTTCTCCATGATTGATTCTGCAGGCGGAGGTGTTCTTCCTTGGGCAACTGAGGCACAGGAACCTGGTGAAGCTCGTCGGGTACTGCTACGAGGAGGAGCACCGGATGCTGGCCTACGAGTACATGGGCACCGGCAGCCTGGAGAAGCACCTCTTCAGAAGCATCGACGGCCCCATGCCGTGGATGACGAGGATGAAGATCGCCGTCGGCGCCGCCAAGGGCCTCGCCTTCCTCCACGGCGCCGACACGCCGGTCATCTTCCGCGACCTCAAGGCGTCCAACATCTTGCTCGACTCGGTGAGTCAACTGCACGATCAATCGAACCATCTCACCATTTTCTAGCCTTGACCACGAGTTGTCGATAGAGCCACCTGTGGACGGCTGAATGTCAAAGTCTGGCACCCGTTTCAAACATGTTTGCTGGCTTCGCTGGAAAAGCCAGCGGCGCCATGATTGGGACTTGGAATTGGAAGGTTCCTGGATGCCCATTTGTCACATAAATCCTACTACTCACAATCAATAAATCTGTACCCACCCGTGCCGTAATGTATGATTATGTCAGTATCAGAGCAACAGCCTGACAGATACAGCTTAGCACGATAGAAACGTTGTCATGTTACACGGATATATCTGTGTTTGTCACAGGTTATCTTTGCCTAACCTAATTTGCTTCTTGCATTTCAGGACTATACCGCCAAGCTGTCCGACTTCGGCCTGGCCAAGGATGGGCCCAACGGCGACGCCACCCATGTCACGACACGTATCATGGGGACACATGGATATGCCGCACCAGAGTACATCATGACGGGGCATCTAACCGCTAAGAGCGACGTTTATAGCTTCGGCgtggtgctccttgagctgttaTCGGGTCGGCGGTCCATTGACCGTGCTCGACGTTCCAGGGAGCAAAGCTTGGTTGACTATGCCAGACCTTACCTCAAGAAGCAGGACAAGCTGCATCGGGTCATGGATCCGGCTTTGGAATGCCAGTACTCGTGTCAGGGGGCCGAACTGGCTGCACGTGTAGCGTACAAATGCTTGAGCCAAAACTCAAAGTTGAGGCCCACCATGAAAGAGGTCGTTCAGGCCCTAGAGCCCATACTGAAGATGGATGACTACCTACAAGTGGGTCCATTCGTGTTCACAGTCGTAGTGGAAAATACCGATAGAAACGTTGAGAAGAAAGAAAAGCTTATTGATGATGAGTGGAAGGCTGGCATGAAGGTTGAGAAGATTGTAGAGGACAAGCACCAGAGCCACCAAGATCGACACCGGCAAAAGTTCCCAAACTCAATGATACACGCCGACATTTTGCTGCAACGGGATGGTGCCATCGGGCCGTATACCACTGCGCTACAACGTCACCGAAGAGCATCAAGTTACACCGAGGAAAGGGGTGCATAGTGTTGATCATCACAGAGCTTAGTTAGGACTGTTGTAAAGGAGTAAGAGTAGCAAAATGGAAGATTGTACATATTTGAGCTAGATCCAATAGGGGCGTAACACAAGTCACAGATCACCAAATTGGTTTGGTTGAGagagatttttttttgaaaaaatatagATGTATTATTCTTTTATGAGAAATCTTGATAGTGAAGCTTGGTGTAAATGCCAAAAGTTTTGCGAGAAGTCCGGTTAATGTATTGGATTAATACATAAGTGTCAAAGTATATAAATAGCAAGCGAGAATGATAAATGTATTCTGAAATGGTGTTTTTGTTACCTTCATGTTAGAAAAAGTTGCTCCCATAATCCAGTTTCTGCGCTTTGCTCTCATGTCTTTTTTTTTTGACGCAACCTCATGTCATTTTGGTGGCATTGTGAGCTTCTAGTATACCATCCATTTCATTGAGAAGTCTATGGATAAAGCCACAAACCTAAAAGGGATTCTTTCCTATTTGGAAAGCCTTTATGGTATGAAAATCAGCTTCCATAAAAGTGACATATTGACTATTAATGTGGATGTTGAGGAGGCAAACTTCTATGCTCATTTTTTTTTGCTATAAAATGGTTAATTACCTTTCAAGAATTTGGGGGTTCCACTACATTTTAACAAGCTGAAAATAGAGGATCTCCAGCATGTCATGGACAGATTCATTAAGAATATATCTAGATGACTAGGTTAAAAATATGTATTATAGGGGCAAACACACCTTTTTTCGATCATGTATCACCAGTATACCTGCTTACTTGATATGTCTATGCTTAAATTTCCAAAATGGGTTATCAATTCCATTAGTCCCAAATGTATCATTTCTTTTGGGGTAATATAGGTGTCTCCCGTCAATACCATTTGGCTGACTGGGGTTTGGTTTCTAGGAATAAATTGTTTGGTAGCTTAGGGTTTCCTAAGCTTAGAATTTAATAGCACCCTTCTTGTTTCTTGGGGCAAACTATATTTTTCTAGTCAGGACAAATATGGGCTAGAATCTTGAACTTTAAATACAATAGTTCCAACCCTAATTTGCTCTGGTCAAGAAGTGGTTTGGGCTCTCCTTTTTGGAAAACTGTGACATGGGCTATTTCTACTTCCAAGACCTTTTACAAATGGGTTCCGAGTAATGGTGTGAATATAATTTTTGGCATGATATCTGGCTTGGAGTTTTTCTCTAAATACATGCTTTGAAATTTGTTTGTTATTTGCAATGAACCTGAATGTACCTTGGCCCATGCTTGGGATTGCACTGACCAGAAGTTGACTTTTCGAAGGTATGTAACCCAAGTCGGGCTCTCTTTGTGGCATGAACTATTTTCCCTTATTCAA
Coding sequences within it:
- the LOC125549092 gene encoding serine/threonine-protein kinase RIPK-like — its product is MASAQPWRSMFCCVGGAAAGAATDDEGPSPSSTPRRRRGERRTLLPSSSASTASRLSLSSLGSTGTLTPEDLSLTLSGSNLHAFTYAELRAATAGFSRSRYLGCGGFGPVYKGQLAAELRPGLEAQTVAVKYLDLDSSSQGHNEWLAEVFFLGQLRHRNLVKLVGYCYEEEHRMLAYEYMGTGSLEKHLFRSIDGPMPWMTRMKIAVGAAKGLAFLHGADTPVIFRDLKASNILLDSDYTAKLSDFGLAKDGPNGDATHVTTRIMGTHGYAAPEYIMTGHLTAKSDVYSFGVVLLELLSGRRSIDRARRSREQSLVDYARPYLKKQDKLHRVMDPALECQYSCQGAELAARVAYKCLSQNSKLRPTMKEVVQALEPILKMDDYLQVGPFVFTVVVENTDRNVEKKEKLIDDEWKAGMKVEKIVEDKHQSHQDRHRQKFPNSMIHADILLQRDGAIGPYTTALQRHRRASSYTEERGA